A genomic stretch from Clavelina lepadiformis chromosome 5, kaClaLepa1.1, whole genome shotgun sequence includes:
- the LOC143459998 gene encoding uncharacterized protein LOC143459998 isoform X3: MTFWKFWVATLLLFNIKASSGLCVPNNKAGEVYEYAPGGTQVLSLDGVGMVGTEVDLALDSTLSSFLELSDVNVVVKPDVNITRNDGNSAAVLTGVVTCTIISLSSPRPVSINVQIKNINANDPEFSSASYSSTISEADLPGKEILTVSATDPDGLRPTYSISCDECSTTLFRIDSSTGLITLTETLSYPPSNYDLTVTATTNDNSPYGERERFTSTIVVVNVEDVDNHPPQFQPCSSQDGCFLSYSSDISTTYTGDLSIMPQNIAAEDLDPGINATITYAFTNTSSPQDYADHFFIERETGLVTVSKAVTSRTVYTLGISATESTGKSTFALLRVDVSEKDDYKPELNIPLSEGYIQENSLGSLAYVTEDENGTIPLKISASDLDNINASFVYKVTPEEFQITSDGFVIYSPGVSGVYSSGPASFEVTAINIDADTDSPNRASDTKTILLTVVPSPLTTTAVSTTYTTVDTTIAPSTADTTVTSTEVTQTTENTSGAISYTPSTSSASLTDTTVTNTESNTISTSAMMSSSTAITGETSYTATAPTVASATSVASDATTSGTSSSVVNTIHTDSTLSPISKESTHISATSGSTTAAFDTSSSNDFSATTSSLPVSDSTTNTAATSETSDSTIYVTNSDSVSDIATTSILGESSTESSIIHSSPVVPSIFPATSDLSSRYNTVITDVTTSSVVDPTDGSSTTNAPETGISTTNPGFVVTEVPMVEAATLYAVAGTLGGLLFVCFIVIAYLVYKICKPSKDSDDKSILDETSSTSPSVTHTNFAYEYGETNDDHDNEPAPAEDPTYENDPAQATEVEVEDEALNVQEDDSGTEINDYEELEENDGETPAPIEEYEEAPPAPPIVVNNAEEAATSFIDEIPNGIPGIAVAAAAASAAVVAAAEFSSKAIDGDEEDDIHDYGYAFKQGQVKADKILKNGEFGETRLVTIEKYGLDRTDTQAVVKSLEIGSASTSDVNSCHAKIRLMKKACEQEHSNILQFYGTHEDAGQIHVATMYAPHGDLNSYLKSVKAAEDVEPHQLMLIIAGIGKGLQFLHAKDIVHCHLRSKCIMLDSEFNAMISDYENNEVTSVKPDDDRKRWQALEVLGGELSVAASDIWSFGVVMWEITSYGTTPYVDLSENELYNYLADSNRLKQPSGCSDSLFYLMESCWNKDTRFRPDMYVLNGNLSEKLLEDSNELIGLDLSSGPANRGIDPNDVSITIPDDPTSPYDVIVKSSQLQQRSEDITAL; this comes from the exons ATGACTTTTTGGAAGTTCTGGGTAGCAACTCTACTTTTATTTAACATCAAGGCATCGTCAG GTCTGTGTGTTCCAAACAATAAAGCAGGAGAAGTTTATGAATATGCACCAGGTGGAACACAAGTTTTATCTCTTGATGGTGTGGGAATGGTTGGAACTGAAGTTGACCTTGCACTTGATTCAACGCTAAGCTCATTCCTGGAACTATCTGATGTTAATGTTGTAGTAAAGCCTGATGTTAATATAACAAGAAATGATGGCAACAGTGCTGCAGTTCTTACTGGTGTAGTTACTTGTACTATCATCAGTTTAAGCAGTCCTCGG CCAGTTTCAATCAACGTTCAAATAAAGAATATCAATGCCAATGATCCCGAGTTTAGCTCTGCAAGCTATTCTTCAACGATAAGTgaa GCAGATCTCCCGggtaaagaaattttaaccGTCTCAGCAACAGATCCAGATGGATTACGACCCACATACAGTATAAGTTGTGATGAGTGTTCAACAACGCTATTCAGGATTGATTCATCTACTGGATTAATAACTCTTACTGAAACTCTAAGCTATCCTCCATCAAATTATGATCTAACAGT CACTGCTACAACTAATGATAATAGTCCATACGGTGAAAGAGAAAGATTTACCAGCACCATTGTAGTTGTTAATGTTGAGGATGTTGATAATCATCCTCCTCAGTTTCAACCTTGTTCATCTCAAGATGGCTGCTTTCTTTCATACTCAAGCGATATTAGCACAACTTATACAGGG GATCTAAGCATAATGCCTCAAAATATTGCTGCTGAGGATTTGGACCCTGGAATTAATGCAACTATCACATATGCTTTCACAAATA CCAGCTCACCACAAGATTATGCTGACCATTTCTTTATTGAACGAGAAACTGGTTTGGTTACAGTCAGTAAAGCAGTAACATCTCGAACAGTGTATACATTAGGCATCAGTGCCACAGAAAGCACAGGAAAGTCAACATTCGCTCTTTTAAGA GTTGATGTAAGCGAAAAAGATGATTACAAGCCAGAGTTAAATATACCTTTATCAGAGGGTTACATACAAGAGAATTCACTTGGATCACTTGCATATGTAACTGAAGATGAGAATGGAACAATCCCATTAAAAATTTCTGCTAGTGATTTGGATAATATAAAT GCATCATTTGTATATAAAGTTACTCCTGAGGAATTTCAAATTACAAGTGATGGGTTTGTAATTTATTCTCCTGGTGTTTCTGGTGTTTATTCATCTGGACCGGCATCTTTTGAG GTTACTGCTATCAACATTGATGCTGATACTGATTCTCCAAATAGAGCTTCTGATACTAAAACAATATTATTAACTGTTGTACCCAGCC CTTTAACTACAACTGCAGTGAGCACTACATACACAACAGTAGACACCACTATTGCACCTTCCACAGCAG ATACAACTGTCACATCCACAGAAGTTACCCAAACAACTGAAAACACGAGCG GAGCGATATCATACACACCTTCAACATCCTCTGCTAGCTTAACTGACACTACAGTAACTAACACCGAAAGTAATACAATTTCAACATCTGCCATGATGTCTTCATCTACAGCAATCACTG GTGAAACTAGTTATACTGCTACAGCACCTACTGTTGCTTCAGCAACTTCAGTTGCGAGTGATGCAACAACAAGTGGCACTTCTAGTTCGGTTGTTAATACCATTCACACAGACAGCACTTTGTCTCCTATCAGCAAAGAATCAACACATATTAGCG CTACCTCTGGGTCAACAACTGCTGCATTTGATACTAGCAGTTCTAATGATTTTTCAG CAACCACATCTTCTTTGCCAGTATCAGATAGTACCACAAACACTGCAG CTACTTCAGAAACATCAGATTCCACAATTTACGTGACCAATTCTGACAGTGTGTCAG ATATAGCAACAACATCAATACTTGGTGAAAGTAGCACCGAAAGTAGTATTATACATTCTTCTCCCGTTGTCCCCTCCATTTTCCCAGCTACTAGTGACCTTTCGTCACGGTATAATACAGTTATTACTGATGTGACTACATCTAGTGTAGTTGACCCAACAG ATGGATCTTCCACTACAAATGCCCCAGAAACTGGAATAAGCACAACTAATCCTG GATTTGTGGTAACTGAAGTTCCAATGGTGGAAGCTGCAACTTTATACGCAGTTGCTGGCACACTCGGTGGTCTTTTGTTTGTCTGTTTCATAGTCATTGCATATCTGGtgtataaaatttgcaaaccaTCAAAAGATAGTGATGACAAATCGATTCTTGATGAAACTTCTTCAACTTCG CCAAGTGTAACCCACACAAATTTTGCTTACGAATACGGTGAAACAAATGATGATCATGATAATGAACCAGCACCTGCTGAAGATCCCACTTATG AAAACGATCCTGCTCAAGCCACTGAAGTAGAAGTCGAAGATGAAGCTTTGAACGTTCAGGAGGATGACAGTGGTACTGAAATAAATGACTATGAAGAGCTTGAAGAAAATGATGGTGAAACACCTGCTCCAATAGAAGAATATGAAGAGGCACCTCCTGCGCCTCCAATTGTTGTTAATAATGCTGAAGAAGCTGCGACATCATTCAtagatgaaat CCCAAATGGCATTCCTGGAATAGCTGTTGCTGCTGCTGCCGCCTCTGCTGCAGTTGTTGCCGCAGCTGAATTTTCTTCCAAGGCAATTGACGGAGATGAAGAAGATGATATTCACGATTATGGCTATGCCTTTAAACAAGGACAAGTCAAAGCTGATAAAATTCTCAAG AATGGAGAGTTTGGAGAGACACGGTTGGTCACAATTGAAAAGTATGGATTGGATAGAACAGACACGCAGGCTGTTGTTAAAAGTTTGGA AATCGGTTCAGCATCAACTTCTGATGTGAATAGCTGCCATGCTAAAATTAGACTGATGAAAAAGGCGTGTGAACAAGAACATTCTAATATCTTGCAATTCTATGGCACTCATGAAGATgcag GGCAGATTCACGTCGCTACCATGTATGCACCACATGGAGATTTAAACAGTTACCTGAAATCTGTTAAAGCTGCCGAAGATGTTGAACCTCATCAACTGATGCTTATTATTGCTGGAATTGGAAAAGGCTTGCAGTTTTTACACGCCAA AGACATTGTCCATTGTCACTTGCGGTCAAAATGCATCATGCTGGATTCTGAATTTAATGCTATGATCAGCGACTACGAAAACAATGAAGTGACTTCAGTGAAG CCCGATGACGACAGAAAGAGATGGCAAGCCCTTGAAGTTCTCGGTGGCGAGCTCAGTGTTGCGGCGTCTGACAT aTGGTCCTTTGGTGTTGTTATGTGGGAAATTACGTCATATGGAACAACGCCCTACGTGGACCTTTCCGAAAACGAACTATACAATTACCTTGCTGATAGCAACAGACTGAAGCAGCCTTCCGGATGTTCTGATTCTCT GTTTTACTTGATGGAGAGCTGCTGGAACAAGGACACTCGTTTCAGGCCTGACATGTACGTTCTCAATGGAAACTTGTCTGAGAAATTACTGGAAGATTCGAAC
- the LOC143459998 gene encoding uncharacterized protein LOC143459998 isoform X4 — MTFWKFWVATLLLFNIKASSGLCVPNNKAGEVYEYAPGGTQVLSLDGVGMVGTEVDLALDSTLSSFLELSDVNVVVKPDVNITRNDGNSAAVLTGVVTCTIISLSSPRPVSINVQIKNINANDPEFSSASYSSTISEADLPGKEILTVSATDPDGLRPTYSISCDECSTTLFRIDSSTGLITLTETLSYPPSNYDLTVTATTNDNSPYGERERFTSTIVVVNVEDVDNHPPQFQPCSSQDGCFLSYSSDISTTYTGDLSIMPQNIAAEDLDPGINATITYAFTNTSSPQDYADHFFIERETGLVTVSKAVTSRTVYTLGISATESTGKSTFALLRVDVSEKDDYKPELNIPLSEGYIQENSLGSLAYVTEDENGTIPLKISASDLDNINASFVYKVTPEEFQITSDGFVIYSPGVSGVYSSGPASFEVTAINIDADTDSPNRASDTKTILLTVVPSPLTTTAVSTTYTTVDTTIAPSTADTTVTSTEVTQTTENTSGAISYTPSTSSASLTDTTVTNTESNTISTSAMMSSSTAITGETSYTATAPTVASATSVASDATTSGTSSSVVNTIHTDSTLSPISKESTHISATSGSTTAAFDTSSSNDFSATTSSLPVSDSTTNTADIATTSILGESSTESSIIHSSPVVPSIFPATSDLSSRYNTVITDVTTSSVVDPTDGSSTTNAPETGISTTNPGFVVTEVPMVEAATLYAVAGTLGGLLFVCFIVIAYLVYKICKPSKDSDDKSILDETSSTSPSVTHTNFAYEYGETNDDHDNEPAPAEDPTYENDPAQATEVEVEDEALNVQEDDSGTEINDYEELEENDGETPAPIEEYEEAPPAPPIVVNNAEEAATSFIDEIPNGIPGIAVAAAAASAAVVAAAEFSSKAIDGDEEDDIHDYGYAFKQGQVKADKILKNGEFGETRLVTIEKYGLDRTDTQAVVKSLEIGSASTSDVNSCHAKIRLMKKACEQEHSNILQFYGTHEDAGQIHVATMYAPHGDLNSYLKSVKAAEDVEPHQLMLIIAGIGKGLQFLHAKDIVHCHLRSKCIMLDSEFNAMISDYENNEVTSVKPDDDRKRWQALEVLGGELSVAASDIWSFGVVMWEITSYGTTPYVDLSENELYNYLADSNRLKQPSGCSDSLFYLMESCWNKDTRFRPDMYVLNGNLSEKLLEDSNELIGLDLSSGPANRGIDPNDVSITIPDDPTSPYDVIVKSSQLQQRSEDITAL; from the exons ATGACTTTTTGGAAGTTCTGGGTAGCAACTCTACTTTTATTTAACATCAAGGCATCGTCAG GTCTGTGTGTTCCAAACAATAAAGCAGGAGAAGTTTATGAATATGCACCAGGTGGAACACAAGTTTTATCTCTTGATGGTGTGGGAATGGTTGGAACTGAAGTTGACCTTGCACTTGATTCAACGCTAAGCTCATTCCTGGAACTATCTGATGTTAATGTTGTAGTAAAGCCTGATGTTAATATAACAAGAAATGATGGCAACAGTGCTGCAGTTCTTACTGGTGTAGTTACTTGTACTATCATCAGTTTAAGCAGTCCTCGG CCAGTTTCAATCAACGTTCAAATAAAGAATATCAATGCCAATGATCCCGAGTTTAGCTCTGCAAGCTATTCTTCAACGATAAGTgaa GCAGATCTCCCGggtaaagaaattttaaccGTCTCAGCAACAGATCCAGATGGATTACGACCCACATACAGTATAAGTTGTGATGAGTGTTCAACAACGCTATTCAGGATTGATTCATCTACTGGATTAATAACTCTTACTGAAACTCTAAGCTATCCTCCATCAAATTATGATCTAACAGT CACTGCTACAACTAATGATAATAGTCCATACGGTGAAAGAGAAAGATTTACCAGCACCATTGTAGTTGTTAATGTTGAGGATGTTGATAATCATCCTCCTCAGTTTCAACCTTGTTCATCTCAAGATGGCTGCTTTCTTTCATACTCAAGCGATATTAGCACAACTTATACAGGG GATCTAAGCATAATGCCTCAAAATATTGCTGCTGAGGATTTGGACCCTGGAATTAATGCAACTATCACATATGCTTTCACAAATA CCAGCTCACCACAAGATTATGCTGACCATTTCTTTATTGAACGAGAAACTGGTTTGGTTACAGTCAGTAAAGCAGTAACATCTCGAACAGTGTATACATTAGGCATCAGTGCCACAGAAAGCACAGGAAAGTCAACATTCGCTCTTTTAAGA GTTGATGTAAGCGAAAAAGATGATTACAAGCCAGAGTTAAATATACCTTTATCAGAGGGTTACATACAAGAGAATTCACTTGGATCACTTGCATATGTAACTGAAGATGAGAATGGAACAATCCCATTAAAAATTTCTGCTAGTGATTTGGATAATATAAAT GCATCATTTGTATATAAAGTTACTCCTGAGGAATTTCAAATTACAAGTGATGGGTTTGTAATTTATTCTCCTGGTGTTTCTGGTGTTTATTCATCTGGACCGGCATCTTTTGAG GTTACTGCTATCAACATTGATGCTGATACTGATTCTCCAAATAGAGCTTCTGATACTAAAACAATATTATTAACTGTTGTACCCAGCC CTTTAACTACAACTGCAGTGAGCACTACATACACAACAGTAGACACCACTATTGCACCTTCCACAGCAG ATACAACTGTCACATCCACAGAAGTTACCCAAACAACTGAAAACACGAGCG GAGCGATATCATACACACCTTCAACATCCTCTGCTAGCTTAACTGACACTACAGTAACTAACACCGAAAGTAATACAATTTCAACATCTGCCATGATGTCTTCATCTACAGCAATCACTG GTGAAACTAGTTATACTGCTACAGCACCTACTGTTGCTTCAGCAACTTCAGTTGCGAGTGATGCAACAACAAGTGGCACTTCTAGTTCGGTTGTTAATACCATTCACACAGACAGCACTTTGTCTCCTATCAGCAAAGAATCAACACATATTAGCG CTACCTCTGGGTCAACAACTGCTGCATTTGATACTAGCAGTTCTAATGATTTTTCAG CAACCACATCTTCTTTGCCAGTATCAGATAGTACCACAAACACTGCAG ATATAGCAACAACATCAATACTTGGTGAAAGTAGCACCGAAAGTAGTATTATACATTCTTCTCCCGTTGTCCCCTCCATTTTCCCAGCTACTAGTGACCTTTCGTCACGGTATAATACAGTTATTACTGATGTGACTACATCTAGTGTAGTTGACCCAACAG ATGGATCTTCCACTACAAATGCCCCAGAAACTGGAATAAGCACAACTAATCCTG GATTTGTGGTAACTGAAGTTCCAATGGTGGAAGCTGCAACTTTATACGCAGTTGCTGGCACACTCGGTGGTCTTTTGTTTGTCTGTTTCATAGTCATTGCATATCTGGtgtataaaatttgcaaaccaTCAAAAGATAGTGATGACAAATCGATTCTTGATGAAACTTCTTCAACTTCG CCAAGTGTAACCCACACAAATTTTGCTTACGAATACGGTGAAACAAATGATGATCATGATAATGAACCAGCACCTGCTGAAGATCCCACTTATG AAAACGATCCTGCTCAAGCCACTGAAGTAGAAGTCGAAGATGAAGCTTTGAACGTTCAGGAGGATGACAGTGGTACTGAAATAAATGACTATGAAGAGCTTGAAGAAAATGATGGTGAAACACCTGCTCCAATAGAAGAATATGAAGAGGCACCTCCTGCGCCTCCAATTGTTGTTAATAATGCTGAAGAAGCTGCGACATCATTCAtagatgaaat CCCAAATGGCATTCCTGGAATAGCTGTTGCTGCTGCTGCCGCCTCTGCTGCAGTTGTTGCCGCAGCTGAATTTTCTTCCAAGGCAATTGACGGAGATGAAGAAGATGATATTCACGATTATGGCTATGCCTTTAAACAAGGACAAGTCAAAGCTGATAAAATTCTCAAG AATGGAGAGTTTGGAGAGACACGGTTGGTCACAATTGAAAAGTATGGATTGGATAGAACAGACACGCAGGCTGTTGTTAAAAGTTTGGA AATCGGTTCAGCATCAACTTCTGATGTGAATAGCTGCCATGCTAAAATTAGACTGATGAAAAAGGCGTGTGAACAAGAACATTCTAATATCTTGCAATTCTATGGCACTCATGAAGATgcag GGCAGATTCACGTCGCTACCATGTATGCACCACATGGAGATTTAAACAGTTACCTGAAATCTGTTAAAGCTGCCGAAGATGTTGAACCTCATCAACTGATGCTTATTATTGCTGGAATTGGAAAAGGCTTGCAGTTTTTACACGCCAA AGACATTGTCCATTGTCACTTGCGGTCAAAATGCATCATGCTGGATTCTGAATTTAATGCTATGATCAGCGACTACGAAAACAATGAAGTGACTTCAGTGAAG CCCGATGACGACAGAAAGAGATGGCAAGCCCTTGAAGTTCTCGGTGGCGAGCTCAGTGTTGCGGCGTCTGACAT aTGGTCCTTTGGTGTTGTTATGTGGGAAATTACGTCATATGGAACAACGCCCTACGTGGACCTTTCCGAAAACGAACTATACAATTACCTTGCTGATAGCAACAGACTGAAGCAGCCTTCCGGATGTTCTGATTCTCT GTTTTACTTGATGGAGAGCTGCTGGAACAAGGACACTCGTTTCAGGCCTGACATGTACGTTCTCAATGGAAACTTGTCTGAGAAATTACTGGAAGATTCGAAC
- the LOC143459998 gene encoding uncharacterized protein LOC143459998 isoform X5 produces the protein MTFWKFWVATLLLFNIKASSGLCVPNNKAGEVYEYAPGGTQVLSLDGVGMVGTEVDLALDSTLSSFLELSDVNVVVKPDVNITRNDGNSAAVLTGVVTCTIISLSSPRPVSINVQIKNINANDPEFSSASYSSTISEADLPGKEILTVSATDPDGLRPTYSISCDECSTTLFRIDSSTGLITLTETLSYPPSNYDLTVTATTNDNSPYGERERFTSTIVVVNVEDVDNHPPQFQPCSSQDGCFLSYSSDISTTYTGDLSIMPQNIAAEDLDPGINATITYAFTNTSSPQDYADHFFIERETGLVTVSKAVTSRTVYTLGISATESTGKSTFALLRVDVSEKDDYKPELNIPLSEGYIQENSLGSLAYVTEDENGTIPLKISASDLDNINASFVYKVTPEEFQITSDGFVIYSPGVSGVYSSGPASFEVTAINIDADTDSPNRASDTKTILLTVVPSPLTTTAVSTTYTTVDTTIAPSTAATSGSTTAAFDTSSSNDFSATTSSLPVSDSTTNTADTATKLLVLAESSTAPSISDFSTLATDISSSSNNTTQRYITMLNELTESHFNSEATSETSDSTIYVTNSDSVSDIATTSILGESSTESSIIHSSPVVPSIFPATSDLSSRYNTVITDVTTSSVVDPTDGSSTTNAPETGISTTNPGFVVTEVPMVEAATLYAVAGTLGGLLFVCFIVIAYLVYKICKPSKDSDDKSILDETSSTSPSVTHTNFAYEYGETNDDHDNEPAPAEDPTYENDPAQATEVEVEDEALNVQEDDSGTEINDYEELEENDGETPAPIEEYEEAPPAPPIVVNNAEEAATSFIDEIPNGIPGIAVAAAAASAAVVAAAEFSSKAIDGDEEDDIHDYGYAFKQGQVKADKILKNGEFGETRLVTIEKYGLDRTDTQAVVKSLEIGSASTSDVNSCHAKIRLMKKACEQEHSNILQFYGTHEDAGQIHVATMYAPHGDLNSYLKSVKAAEDVEPHQLMLIIAGIGKGLQFLHAKDIVHCHLRSKCIMLDSEFNAMISDYENNEVTSVKPDDDRKRWQALEVLGGELSVAASDIWSFGVVMWEITSYGTTPYVDLSENELYNYLADSNRLKQPSGCSDSLFYLMESCWNKDTRFRPDMYVLNGNLSEKLLEDSNELIGLDLSSGPANRGIDPNDVSITIPDDPTSPYDVIVKSSQLQQRSEDITAL, from the exons ATGACTTTTTGGAAGTTCTGGGTAGCAACTCTACTTTTATTTAACATCAAGGCATCGTCAG GTCTGTGTGTTCCAAACAATAAAGCAGGAGAAGTTTATGAATATGCACCAGGTGGAACACAAGTTTTATCTCTTGATGGTGTGGGAATGGTTGGAACTGAAGTTGACCTTGCACTTGATTCAACGCTAAGCTCATTCCTGGAACTATCTGATGTTAATGTTGTAGTAAAGCCTGATGTTAATATAACAAGAAATGATGGCAACAGTGCTGCAGTTCTTACTGGTGTAGTTACTTGTACTATCATCAGTTTAAGCAGTCCTCGG CCAGTTTCAATCAACGTTCAAATAAAGAATATCAATGCCAATGATCCCGAGTTTAGCTCTGCAAGCTATTCTTCAACGATAAGTgaa GCAGATCTCCCGggtaaagaaattttaaccGTCTCAGCAACAGATCCAGATGGATTACGACCCACATACAGTATAAGTTGTGATGAGTGTTCAACAACGCTATTCAGGATTGATTCATCTACTGGATTAATAACTCTTACTGAAACTCTAAGCTATCCTCCATCAAATTATGATCTAACAGT CACTGCTACAACTAATGATAATAGTCCATACGGTGAAAGAGAAAGATTTACCAGCACCATTGTAGTTGTTAATGTTGAGGATGTTGATAATCATCCTCCTCAGTTTCAACCTTGTTCATCTCAAGATGGCTGCTTTCTTTCATACTCAAGCGATATTAGCACAACTTATACAGGG GATCTAAGCATAATGCCTCAAAATATTGCTGCTGAGGATTTGGACCCTGGAATTAATGCAACTATCACATATGCTTTCACAAATA CCAGCTCACCACAAGATTATGCTGACCATTTCTTTATTGAACGAGAAACTGGTTTGGTTACAGTCAGTAAAGCAGTAACATCTCGAACAGTGTATACATTAGGCATCAGTGCCACAGAAAGCACAGGAAAGTCAACATTCGCTCTTTTAAGA GTTGATGTAAGCGAAAAAGATGATTACAAGCCAGAGTTAAATATACCTTTATCAGAGGGTTACATACAAGAGAATTCACTTGGATCACTTGCATATGTAACTGAAGATGAGAATGGAACAATCCCATTAAAAATTTCTGCTAGTGATTTGGATAATATAAAT GCATCATTTGTATATAAAGTTACTCCTGAGGAATTTCAAATTACAAGTGATGGGTTTGTAATTTATTCTCCTGGTGTTTCTGGTGTTTATTCATCTGGACCGGCATCTTTTGAG GTTACTGCTATCAACATTGATGCTGATACTGATTCTCCAAATAGAGCTTCTGATACTAAAACAATATTATTAACTGTTGTACCCAGCC CTTTAACTACAACTGCAGTGAGCACTACATACACAACAGTAGACACCACTATTGCACCTTCCACAGCAG CTACCTCTGGGTCAACAACTGCTGCATTTGATACTAGCAGTTCTAATGATTTTTCAG CAACCACATCTTCTTTGCCAGTATCAGATAGTACCACAAACACTGCAG ACACTGCCACAAAATTATTAGTACTTGCTGAAAGCAGCACCGCACCTAGTATCTCAGATTTTTCAACCTTGGCTACCGACATTTCCTCATCATCTAATAATACTACTCAAAGATATATAACAATGTTGAATGAATTGACTGAATCTCATTTTAATTCAGAAG CTACTTCAGAAACATCAGATTCCACAATTTACGTGACCAATTCTGACAGTGTGTCAG ATATAGCAACAACATCAATACTTGGTGAAAGTAGCACCGAAAGTAGTATTATACATTCTTCTCCCGTTGTCCCCTCCATTTTCCCAGCTACTAGTGACCTTTCGTCACGGTATAATACAGTTATTACTGATGTGACTACATCTAGTGTAGTTGACCCAACAG ATGGATCTTCCACTACAAATGCCCCAGAAACTGGAATAAGCACAACTAATCCTG GATTTGTGGTAACTGAAGTTCCAATGGTGGAAGCTGCAACTTTATACGCAGTTGCTGGCACACTCGGTGGTCTTTTGTTTGTCTGTTTCATAGTCATTGCATATCTGGtgtataaaatttgcaaaccaTCAAAAGATAGTGATGACAAATCGATTCTTGATGAAACTTCTTCAACTTCG CCAAGTGTAACCCACACAAATTTTGCTTACGAATACGGTGAAACAAATGATGATCATGATAATGAACCAGCACCTGCTGAAGATCCCACTTATG AAAACGATCCTGCTCAAGCCACTGAAGTAGAAGTCGAAGATGAAGCTTTGAACGTTCAGGAGGATGACAGTGGTACTGAAATAAATGACTATGAAGAGCTTGAAGAAAATGATGGTGAAACACCTGCTCCAATAGAAGAATATGAAGAGGCACCTCCTGCGCCTCCAATTGTTGTTAATAATGCTGAAGAAGCTGCGACATCATTCAtagatgaaat CCCAAATGGCATTCCTGGAATAGCTGTTGCTGCTGCTGCCGCCTCTGCTGCAGTTGTTGCCGCAGCTGAATTTTCTTCCAAGGCAATTGACGGAGATGAAGAAGATGATATTCACGATTATGGCTATGCCTTTAAACAAGGACAAGTCAAAGCTGATAAAATTCTCAAG AATGGAGAGTTTGGAGAGACACGGTTGGTCACAATTGAAAAGTATGGATTGGATAGAACAGACACGCAGGCTGTTGTTAAAAGTTTGGA AATCGGTTCAGCATCAACTTCTGATGTGAATAGCTGCCATGCTAAAATTAGACTGATGAAAAAGGCGTGTGAACAAGAACATTCTAATATCTTGCAATTCTATGGCACTCATGAAGATgcag GGCAGATTCACGTCGCTACCATGTATGCACCACATGGAGATTTAAACAGTTACCTGAAATCTGTTAAAGCTGCCGAAGATGTTGAACCTCATCAACTGATGCTTATTATTGCTGGAATTGGAAAAGGCTTGCAGTTTTTACACGCCAA AGACATTGTCCATTGTCACTTGCGGTCAAAATGCATCATGCTGGATTCTGAATTTAATGCTATGATCAGCGACTACGAAAACAATGAAGTGACTTCAGTGAAG CCCGATGACGACAGAAAGAGATGGCAAGCCCTTGAAGTTCTCGGTGGCGAGCTCAGTGTTGCGGCGTCTGACAT aTGGTCCTTTGGTGTTGTTATGTGGGAAATTACGTCATATGGAACAACGCCCTACGTGGACCTTTCCGAAAACGAACTATACAATTACCTTGCTGATAGCAACAGACTGAAGCAGCCTTCCGGATGTTCTGATTCTCT GTTTTACTTGATGGAGAGCTGCTGGAACAAGGACACTCGTTTCAGGCCTGACATGTACGTTCTCAATGGAAACTTGTCTGAGAAATTACTGGAAGATTCGAAC